One genomic segment of Methanothermobacter wolfeii includes these proteins:
- the trpB gene encoding tryptophan synthase subunit beta, translating into MIMDGKFGKFGGIFVPELLIPALEELESAFLRYRDDRGFVSDLEYYLKVYAGRPTGLYHARNLSEKLGCRVYLKREDMLHTGAHKINNTIGQALLAGYMGKERLIAETGAGQHGIATAAAGALLGMEVDVYMGTEDVERQKLNVLRMEVSGARVIPVDSGSRTLKDAINQAMRDWISTVENTHYLIGSTMGPHPYPTMVKHFQSVIGREAREQILELEGELPDTVIACVGGGSNAMGIFSAFIDDDVELIGAEGGGHGIESGNHGATLSAGSEGILHGSLSYVLQDGDGQISEAHSVSAGLDYPGVGPEHSHLMETGRARYEPILDDEALRGFKLLSKYEGIIPALESAHAIACLEKYAAKPENKGKTVIVNLSGRGDKDMSIVAGLMGVAL; encoded by the coding sequence ATGATAATGGATGGAAAATTTGGAAAATTTGGAGGAATATTCGTCCCCGAACTCCTGATCCCCGCCCTTGAGGAACTGGAGTCAGCTTTCCTCCGTTACAGGGACGACAGGGGATTCGTATCGGACCTTGAATATTACTTGAAGGTGTATGCAGGAAGACCCACGGGCCTCTACCATGCACGCAACCTCTCAGAGAAACTTGGATGCAGGGTTTACCTTAAAAGGGAGGACATGCTCCACACAGGGGCCCATAAAATAAACAACACCATAGGCCAGGCCCTCCTTGCAGGCTACATGGGCAAGGAACGCCTGATAGCCGAGACAGGCGCCGGCCAGCATGGTATAGCAACGGCTGCTGCAGGGGCCCTCTTGGGGATGGAAGTGGATGTTTACATGGGCACGGAGGATGTTGAGAGACAGAAACTCAACGTCCTCAGAATGGAGGTCTCAGGTGCAAGGGTCATCCCTGTTGATTCAGGATCAAGGACCCTCAAGGACGCCATAAACCAGGCAATGAGGGACTGGATAAGTACAGTGGAGAACACCCACTACCTTATAGGGTCAACCATGGGCCCGCACCCCTACCCCACCATGGTTAAACACTTCCAGAGCGTAATAGGAAGGGAGGCCAGGGAACAGATACTTGAACTTGAGGGAGAACTCCCCGACACCGTAATAGCTTGTGTTGGGGGTGGAAGTAATGCTATGGGGATATTCTCGGCGTTCATTGATGATGATGTGGAACTCATCGGTGCAGAGGGAGGAGGGCACGGAATTGAATCAGGAAACCATGGAGCAACCCTATCTGCCGGTTCTGAGGGCATACTTCACGGTTCGCTATCATATGTACTCCAGGATGGCGATGGACAGATAAGCGAGGCCCATTCGGTCTCGGCCGGCCTTGACTACCCTGGCGTCGGACCCGAACACTCTCACCTGATGGAGACAGGGAGGGCAAGGTATGAACCCATTCTGGACGATGAAGCTCTGAGGGGCTTTAAACTTTTATCAAAGTATGAGGGGATAATACCGGCACTTGAAAGTGCACATGCAATCGCATGCCTTGAAAAGTATGCGGCTAAACCTGAGAATAAGGGTAAAACGGTTATTGTTAACCTTTCAGGGAGAGGTGACAAGGACATGTCCATTGTGGCAGGCCTGATGGGGGTGGCTCTATGA
- the trpA gene encoding tryptophan synthase subunit alpha, with protein MNYDEMFRSLKGCAFVPFTVAGDPDPETSIEIIRTMVDAGADALEIGFPFSDPIADGTSVQEADIRALKAGMTTEKCFRIIEKVREFTSVPVGLLVYYNLIYHMGVDEFYRRAAEAGVTGILAADLPPEEASDAIRAAEKYGLDQIFIVAPTTDNERLRRISENSSGFHYLVSVMGVTGARSRVEESTINLIERVRRESRLPVMVGFGVSRPEHVKKIKEAGADGVIVGSAIIDIISENLDDRDRMLQRIHEMVKLMKKATED; from the coding sequence ATGAATTATGATGAAATGTTCCGGAGTCTGAAGGGATGCGCATTCGTCCCCTTCACCGTTGCAGGCGACCCTGACCCTGAAACATCCATTGAGATAATAAGGACAATGGTGGATGCAGGGGCCGATGCCCTTGAAATCGGCTTCCCCTTTTCAGACCCGATAGCAGACGGTACAAGTGTCCAAGAGGCAGATATAAGGGCACTGAAGGCAGGCATGACGACGGAGAAGTGCTTCAGGATCATAGAGAAGGTCAGGGAGTTCACCTCAGTACCGGTAGGCCTCCTTGTTTACTATAACCTCATCTACCATATGGGTGTTGATGAATTCTACAGGAGGGCCGCGGAGGCAGGGGTAACAGGGATACTCGCAGCGGACCTCCCGCCTGAAGAGGCTTCAGATGCGATCAGGGCCGCTGAAAAATATGGCCTGGACCAGATATTCATAGTGGCCCCCACAACTGATAATGAACGCCTCAGAAGGATTTCAGAGAACTCCTCAGGGTTCCACTATCTTGTATCGGTGATGGGAGTTACCGGTGCAAGGTCAAGGGTTGAGGAGAGCACCATCAACCTTATAGAGAGGGTGAGGAGGGAAAGCAGACTCCCTGTGATGGTAGGATTCGGTGTTTCAAGGCCAGAGCACGTTAAGAAGATAAAGGAAGCAGGTGCGGATGGTGTCATAGTTGGAAGCGCGATAATAGACATTATATCCGAAAACCTTGATGACAGGGACAGGATGCTTCAGAGGATACATGAAATGGTTAAACTGATGAAAAAGGCAACTGAAGATTGA
- the trpD gene encoding anthranilate phosphoribosyltransferase — protein sequence MIEMAENRKRSFKELLEGVMDFSNLSEDEAYGLMEMIMEGELDDVQVAAILTALAMKGETVEEITGFARAMRDASLHVHIPGSMKVVDTCGTGGDRFRSFNISTAAAVIAAAAGVKVAKHGNRAVTGTCGGADILEAAGVRIELEPGGVERSIRELGIGFMFAPAFHRATAKVRGVRESLGIRTVFNILGPLTSPASAGIQLLGVFDPYLVGPVAEVLRNLGAERAMVVHGFDSCLEPAMDEISTAGPTLVAFLEDGKIRIERLEPEDFGVERGVLEHLGAGEDLEENLRIFMDVIQGTETTAEQKSRLDAALVNAGAILYLAGMAETLPGGTGIARETVKSGAAVRLLKKFADFTQKMRV from the coding sequence ATGATTGAAATGGCTGAAAACAGGAAAAGGAGCTTTAAAGAACTCCTTGAGGGGGTCATGGACTTCAGCAATCTCAGTGAGGATGAGGCCTATGGACTCATGGAGATGATAATGGAGGGTGAACTGGATGATGTCCAGGTGGCAGCCATCCTCACAGCCCTTGCAATGAAGGGCGAAACCGTTGAGGAGATAACGGGTTTTGCAAGGGCCATGAGGGATGCTTCCCTCCATGTTCACATCCCCGGCTCCATGAAGGTTGTGGATACCTGCGGGACAGGGGGTGACAGATTCAGGTCCTTTAACATAAGCACCGCGGCTGCAGTAATAGCCGCGGCTGCAGGGGTGAAGGTTGCAAAGCACGGTAACAGGGCAGTTACAGGGACATGTGGAGGTGCGGATATACTGGAAGCTGCAGGCGTGAGGATTGAACTTGAACCAGGAGGGGTTGAAAGGTCCATCAGGGAACTTGGCATTGGCTTCATGTTTGCACCGGCCTTCCACAGGGCAACTGCAAAGGTTAGGGGGGTGAGGGAAAGTCTGGGTATCAGGACGGTCTTTAACATACTTGGACCCCTGACCTCCCCTGCATCTGCAGGCATACAGCTCCTGGGTGTCTTTGACCCCTATCTTGTCGGACCGGTGGCTGAGGTCCTTAGAAATCTCGGGGCAGAACGTGCAATGGTTGTCCATGGATTTGACAGCTGCCTAGAGCCTGCAATGGATGAAATATCAACTGCAGGACCCACACTTGTAGCATTCCTTGAAGACGGGAAAATAAGAATTGAAAGACTGGAACCTGAAGATTTTGGTGTTGAAAGGGGTGTTCTTGAACATCTAGGGGCTGGTGAAGATCTGGAGGAGAACCTCAGGATATTCATGGATGTAATTCAGGGAACTGAGACCACTGCAGAACAGAAGTCACGGCTTGACGCGGCCCTTGTAAATGCCGGTGCCATACTCTACCTTGCAGGGATGGCCGAAACCCTCCCAGGTGGAACTGGAATAGCACGGGAAACAGTAAAGTCAGGTGCCGCGGTGAGGTTACTCAAAAAATTTGCAGATTTCACACAGAAGATGCGAGTGTGA
- a CDS encoding adenylate kinase — protein MSCFPETIAVVGVPGAGKTTVCRILSGRIRHRYINYGDLMLKIATERSMAGTREELFSLPLEDQHGIWLEAASRIQGTGCVLVDLHGLDQSPQGYIVSLPVEFIDPDLIIILESDPLTVLERRMADTRKRIIETPESLREHMEMLRLSMAVCAALKGSALSIVSHRDPETTAKKIIGIIESLGDR, from the coding sequence ATGTCATGTTTCCCTGAAACCATTGCAGTTGTCGGTGTGCCGGGTGCCGGTAAGACCACCGTCTGCAGGATACTCTCAGGGAGGATCCGGCACAGGTACATTAATTACGGGGACCTGATGCTTAAGATCGCCACTGAGAGGTCCATGGCAGGGACCCGGGAGGAGCTCTTTTCACTCCCCCTTGAGGACCAGCACGGCATCTGGCTTGAAGCCGCCAGCAGGATACAGGGGACCGGGTGTGTTCTCGTTGATCTCCACGGCCTTGACCAGTCCCCGCAGGGGTACATAGTATCCCTTCCTGTGGAGTTTATAGATCCGGATCTCATCATAATCCTTGAATCGGACCCCCTGACTGTGCTTGAAAGGAGGATGGCCGATACAAGGAAGCGGATAATCGAAACTCCCGAAAGCCTTAGGGAGCATATGGAGATGCTGAGGCTATCCATGGCTGTATGTGCAGCCCTCAAGGGCTCCGCCCTCAGCATAGTAAGCCACAGGGACCCTGAAACAACCGCAAAAAAGATCATCGGGATCATAGAATCTCTGGGTGATCGCTGA
- a CDS encoding metal-sulfur cluster assembly factor has product MSEELLEKVKEALKKVADPHVGISIVEMGLVENIEIDEKDETIAKITIRPTNPGCMSAARMAMDARNVAEQVEGIDRAEITVEGHMMADAISEMVNK; this is encoded by the coding sequence ATGTCAGAAGAACTCTTGGAAAAGGTTAAGGAAGCTCTTAAAAAGGTAGCCGACCCCCACGTGGGTATAAGCATAGTGGAGATGGGTCTTGTTGAAAACATTGAGATTGATGAGAAGGATGAGACCATTGCAAAGATAACCATAAGGCCAACAAACCCTGGCTGTATGAGCGCCGCCAGGATGGCCATGGATGCTAGGAACGTTGCGGAACAGGTTGAGGGTATAGACAGGGCCGAGATAACCGTGGAAGGACACATGATGGCCGATGCCATAAGTGAAATGGTCAATAAATAA
- a CDS encoding DUF5591 domain-containing protein, which produces MKVLCSIEESLHRPEAVRWRERMRLLEPLGDVIVILPCSMKKPYSTSKSHRTFMKVTRGFQELILTSPFGICPREMENTYPISSYDVSTTGEWSYEEKRVVGEVLREYVGDASVIAHVDGGYLEVCMEYLDDFTPTAMDARPTSPGALAKLKDALSGYDRNRPWERMLHMLRSVAVYQFGRGGEKLIPEDCRVTGRYHKKVLNSDGTEICTLMMDRGLFSLALEGGRILGDLNLKWVEIDFKLETGTLFAPGVSDADPDIIPGDEVVIMYSGDAVGVGRAVLSGEEMLRAGRGVAVRVRRRKKT; this is translated from the coding sequence ATGAAGGTCCTCTGTTCAATTGAAGAATCACTACACCGGCCTGAGGCTGTAAGGTGGCGGGAGCGGATGAGGCTCCTTGAACCCCTGGGTGATGTTATCGTGATACTCCCATGCAGCATGAAGAAGCCCTACTCCACCTCAAAATCCCACAGAACATTCATGAAGGTTACAAGGGGTTTTCAGGAGCTTATACTCACATCACCCTTTGGAATATGCCCCAGGGAGATGGAAAACACATACCCCATATCATCCTATGATGTTTCAACCACCGGTGAATGGTCATATGAAGAGAAAAGGGTTGTTGGTGAGGTCCTCAGGGAATATGTTGGTGATGCCAGCGTCATAGCCCATGTTGATGGTGGATACCTGGAGGTATGCATGGAATACCTTGACGATTTCACACCAACCGCCATGGATGCAAGGCCCACCTCACCCGGGGCCCTGGCTAAACTTAAGGATGCCCTCTCAGGTTATGACAGGAACAGGCCATGGGAACGGATGCTCCACATGCTGCGCTCGGTTGCAGTCTACCAGTTCGGAAGGGGAGGCGAAAAACTCATACCTGAAGACTGCAGGGTCACCGGGAGGTATCATAAGAAGGTCCTGAATTCTGACGGGACTGAAATCTGCACACTGATGATGGACCGTGGTCTGTTCTCCCTTGCCCTTGAAGGTGGCCGCATTTTGGGTGATCTGAACCTTAAATGGGTTGAAATAGACTTCAAGCTCGAGACAGGGACACTGTTTGCCCCTGGAGTCAGTGACGCCGACCCTGACATTATACCCGGGGATGAAGTTGTTATAATGTACAGTGGCGATGCTGTGGGTGTCGGCAGGGCCGTTCTCAGTGGGGAGGAGATGCTGAGGGCCGGAAGGGGTGTTGCCGTAAGGGTGAGGCGAAGAAAGAAAACATGA
- a CDS encoding glutamate synthase-related protein, whose translation MKDEKKECLCPRCPSYPDHGDGEVLFCARGSSRYEVNEMGCLCASCEIYREYDLKELYFCNTEPYDGIRMRRRRSSEDPADYRKIIHIKKAAESGESVVESMGSEKRLPVGLDDLHFIPAQVSEIPLNPDENVNTGIIIGKDSRRPLKLSSPVMISGMSYGAVSRKTRQAIASAARDLGIGFNSGEGGVLEYELNEAGRQLIVQYSTGRFGITEDILRKAAAIEIRFGQGAYPGKGSYLPPEKISRDVARVRGLEEGEGSYSPAHHPDIRDPEELAEKVSWLRSLNRGAPVGAKIGCGNVEDDVRTLIEAGVDFISLDGFGGGTGAVNPHIRDNTGIPLVAAIPRAVKTIINEGSGDRVSLIAGGGLRTGADIAKCLALGADAAYIGTAALIAINCQQHRLCHTGKCPTGITTHDPSLLRHMNPEEAAERLKNYIKVLNHEIADFARIVGKDDVKKLNHEDLVALTRETAELTGTRWLNGN comes from the coding sequence ATGAAGGATGAGAAGAAGGAGTGTCTGTGTCCGCGATGTCCCAGTTACCCTGATCATGGAGATGGGGAGGTCCTCTTCTGTGCCCGGGGAAGTAGCAGGTACGAGGTTAATGAGATGGGATGTCTATGCGCATCCTGCGAGATATACAGGGAATACGACCTTAAAGAACTCTATTTCTGCAACACAGAACCCTATGATGGTATAAGAATGCGCAGGAGACGATCATCCGAGGACCCTGCGGATTACAGGAAGATAATCCATATAAAAAAGGCTGCAGAGAGCGGTGAAAGCGTCGTTGAATCCATGGGATCTGAAAAAAGACTTCCTGTTGGCCTTGATGACCTCCACTTTATACCGGCTCAGGTTTCAGAGATCCCCCTTAACCCTGACGAAAATGTTAACACCGGAATAATTATCGGTAAGGATTCCAGAAGGCCCCTGAAGCTCAGTTCACCTGTAATGATAAGTGGAATGAGTTACGGTGCTGTCTCCAGGAAAACAAGGCAGGCCATTGCATCTGCTGCCAGGGATCTCGGGATAGGCTTCAACTCAGGGGAGGGCGGTGTCCTTGAATATGAACTCAATGAGGCTGGCAGGCAGCTCATAGTCCAGTACTCAACAGGGAGGTTCGGGATCACCGAGGATATACTCAGAAAGGCTGCTGCCATAGAGATAAGATTCGGTCAGGGGGCCTACCCTGGTAAGGGGAGTTATCTTCCACCAGAGAAGATCAGCAGGGACGTTGCAAGGGTCAGGGGTCTTGAAGAGGGTGAGGGATCCTATTCACCGGCCCATCACCCTGACATCAGGGACCCTGAGGAGCTTGCAGAAAAGGTTTCATGGCTCAGGAGCCTGAATCGTGGAGCCCCTGTGGGTGCAAAAATAGGGTGTGGGAATGTTGAAGATGATGTCAGGACCCTGATTGAAGCAGGTGTTGATTTCATAAGCCTGGATGGCTTCGGCGGAGGTACCGGTGCAGTTAACCCCCATATAAGGGACAATACAGGGATCCCCCTGGTTGCAGCCATACCCCGGGCCGTTAAAACAATTATCAATGAGGGCTCTGGAGACAGGGTGTCCCTGATTGCCGGCGGCGGCCTGAGGACAGGTGCAGATATTGCCAAATGCCTTGCACTTGGTGCCGATGCTGCTTATATAGGCACAGCCGCCCTGATAGCCATTAACTGTCAGCAGCACAGGCTCTGCCACACAGGTAAATGCCCTACAGGTATAACAACACATGATCCCAGCCTGCTGCGGCACATGAACCCTGAGGAGGCTGCTGAGAGATTGAAGAACTATATAAAGGTGCTGAACCATGAAATTGCAGACTTTGCAAGGATCGTGGGGAAGGATGATGTTAAAAAACTCAACCATGAAGACCTTGTGGCCCTCACCAGGGAGACCGCTGAGCTCACAGGCACAAGATGGTTGAACGGTAACTGA
- a CDS encoding TIGR00295 family protein codes for MSIQLLRSVGCPDWVIEHSLAVKKKAMELSENLPVDRELVKTGALLHDIGRSVSSGVDHAVEGARILRDLGYPPEVVRIVERHVGAGIPPDEAETLGLPPGDYMPETLEEKIVAHADNLLNGSEEVDIDFVIEKWSRRLGKDHPSIERLKKLHAELLG; via the coding sequence TTGAGCATCCAGCTACTTAGAAGTGTGGGCTGTCCCGACTGGGTCATAGAACACTCCCTTGCAGTTAAAAAAAAGGCCATGGAGCTTTCTGAGAACCTGCCCGTTGACAGGGAGCTTGTTAAAACCGGGGCCCTGCTGCATGATATCGGTCGTTCGGTGAGCAGCGGAGTTGACCATGCAGTTGAAGGCGCCCGCATACTCAGGGACCTTGGTTATCCACCGGAGGTTGTGCGGATAGTTGAAAGGCATGTTGGAGCCGGCATACCCCCTGATGAAGCCGAAACCCTTGGACTCCCCCCTGGGGATTACATGCCCGAGACCCTTGAGGAGAAGATTGTTGCCCATGCAGACAACCTCCTGAATGGTTCAGAAGAGGTTGATATTGATTTTGTGATAGAAAAGTGGAGCAGACGCCTCGGCAAGGACCATCCATCAATAGAAAGGCTTAAAAAACTCCACGCCGAGCTTCTGGGCTAA
- the tfe gene encoding transcription factor E — protein MQELIHEIITEDEEEEAVPVLKCLMEGTVTDEEISEKTQLKLNIVRRVLYKLYDAGVASYRRSKDPETQWYTYTWKFEPGKVTEMIKKKHSEIVEKLREALAFEENNMFFVCVNGHYRFTFDEAAEENFTCPECGSEMEFMDNSEIIQQIKHELSLYENNGFDGGPDPGMNS, from the coding sequence GTGCAAGAGTTGATCCATGAAATTATCACCGAAGATGAAGAAGAAGAGGCAGTGCCGGTCCTGAAGTGTCTCATGGAGGGAACCGTTACAGACGAGGAGATATCAGAGAAGACCCAGCTCAAGCTCAACATAGTTCGAAGGGTGCTCTACAAACTCTATGATGCCGGTGTTGCAAGCTACCGGCGGAGCAAGGACCCCGAGACACAGTGGTACACCTACACATGGAAGTTTGAACCAGGGAAGGTCACTGAAATGATAAAGAAGAAGCACAGTGAGATCGTGGAAAAGCTCAGGGAGGCCCTTGCATTCGAGGAGAACAACATGTTCTTTGTCTGTGTAAACGGCCACTACAGGTTCACCTTTGATGAGGCCGCTGAGGAGAACTTCACCTGCCCCGAGTGCGGCTCTGAAATGGAATTCATGGACAACTCTGAAATAATACAGCAGATAAAACACGAGCTCAGCCTCTATGAGAACAACGGTTTTGATGGAGGCCCCGACCCCGGGATGAATTCATAG
- a CDS encoding coenzyme F420-0:L-glutamate ligase: MPSMKYSAIPVKTGYIRPGEGISMIVERAGELVLDGDFLVISETPVSVAQGDLVDESEFEPSLLAIFLADIWSKYIWGYLLGPLLGIKERTIRNLRRLPPEARSHKEVVLRYYGLKHALKPASEAGIDLSNVPGTLVSLLPENPAEAARRVADKLMDDFDREVTVVIADTDATYRLLGRYFTALPVAAPGIIHDTGILGYLAGRFSSGSWPTPLASSRRLDVETLLEVVSVAESYQMSHGPRSTVYEMAEELEESPGRITAEMLESVEHTPAIIVRPEL; the protein is encoded by the coding sequence ATGCCTTCAATGAAATACTCTGCAATACCCGTAAAGACAGGCTACATCAGGCCCGGTGAGGGTATCTCAATGATCGTGGAGAGGGCCGGTGAACTGGTACTTGACGGCGATTTTCTTGTCATATCCGAAACCCCCGTCTCGGTTGCCCAGGGAGACCTTGTTGATGAGTCAGAGTTCGAACCATCCCTCCTTGCAATCTTTCTTGCCGATATCTGGTCAAAGTACATCTGGGGGTATCTCCTCGGACCACTCCTTGGAATTAAAGAAAGAACCATAAGAAACCTGAGGAGACTGCCTCCAGAGGCAAGGTCCCATAAGGAGGTTGTCCTCAGATACTACGGCCTTAAACACGCCCTTAAACCTGCATCAGAGGCTGGAATAGACCTGAGCAATGTCCCCGGGACCCTTGTATCTCTTTTACCTGAGAATCCAGCCGAAGCTGCCCGGAGGGTCGCTGATAAATTGATGGATGACTTCGACAGGGAAGTTACCGTGGTCATAGCCGATACCGATGCAACCTACAGGCTCCTGGGCCGGTACTTCACAGCCCTCCCTGTGGCCGCACCCGGAATAATACATGATACCGGAATTCTTGGCTACCTTGCAGGAAGGTTCTCATCAGGGTCATGGCCCACACCACTGGCATCATCAAGGCGCCTTGATGTTGAAACCCTCCTTGAAGTGGTATCTGTTGCTGAATCCTATCAGATGAGTCATGGTCCAAGGAGCACTGTTTATGAAATGGCTGAGGAACTGGAGGAAAGCCCCGGGAGGATCACTGCTGAGATGCTTGAATCCGTTGAACATACACCTGCCATCATAGTGAGGCCGGAATTATAA
- a CDS encoding (Fe-S)-binding protein has product MPGDKSLRDTITDLLPGYNCGICGYARCDEYAAALLKGRTEVDRCHFMYQELFSENLKRLQEILRKENVIPEEKKIIGVLDGYEADFILKPLPEENSCREVLFPFTRMELKKGDVIRYRPLGCPITHFAEIIDENHGLITVHIVGPCHRLGREDFEFKDVGVCMVGGFEGIIEGEIPNIGETVRFLPAHCMMQKVHSGVVVQIEGKRAIIEGIDLKVWAPPVKAR; this is encoded by the coding sequence ATGCCAGGAGATAAATCCCTTAGAGATACCATCACGGATCTGCTTCCAGGTTACAACTGCGGTATATGTGGTTATGCTCGCTGCGATGAATACGCCGCAGCCCTCCTCAAGGGCCGGACTGAGGTCGACCGATGCCACTTCATGTACCAGGAGTTATTCTCAGAGAACCTTAAAAGGCTCCAGGAGATTCTTAGAAAGGAGAACGTGATCCCTGAAGAGAAAAAAATAATAGGCGTCCTCGACGGCTACGAGGCAGACTTCATACTGAAACCCCTCCCTGAAGAAAACTCCTGCAGGGAGGTTCTCTTCCCCTTCACGCGCATGGAACTCAAAAAGGGGGATGTGATACGTTACAGGCCCCTGGGGTGTCCGATAACCCACTTCGCAGAGATAATAGATGAGAACCATGGACTGATAACGGTGCACATCGTGGGTCCCTGCCACCGCCTGGGCAGGGAGGACTTTGAATTCAAGGATGTTGGTGTCTGCATGGTGGGGGGCTTCGAGGGCATCATAGAGGGTGAAATCCCCAATATAGGTGAAACGGTCCGTTTTCTCCCGGCCCACTGTATGATGCAGAAGGTCCACTCAGGAGTGGTGGTGCAGATTGAAGGTAAAAGGGCCATAATAGAGGGTATCGACCTCAAGGTATGGGCCCCTCCAGTAAAGGCCAGATAG
- a CDS encoding GTP-binding protein, which translates to MRMVIVAGTPGSGKTSVLIHALKSLKSRGLKSSVVKIDCLYTDDDRKFERIGVPTLVGLSMDMCPDHYAIYNIDDMIKWADANESDFLIIETAGLCHRCAPYTKNCLGVCVIDATSGPNTPLKVGPFLSTADIAVVTKGDMISQAEREIFRERILEVNPSAKIIEANGLSGQGCVELADEMIESHEVSLENEELRHSAPLAVCTLCVGETRVNKRHHRGILRRIDGFQSYEGE; encoded by the coding sequence ATGAGAATGGTAATTGTTGCTGGAACACCGGGATCCGGGAAGACCTCGGTGCTCATACACGCACTTAAGAGCCTCAAGTCAAGGGGACTGAAGTCATCCGTCGTCAAGATAGACTGCCTGTACACAGATGATGACAGGAAATTTGAAAGGATAGGTGTGCCGACCCTTGTTGGTCTATCAATGGACATGTGCCCGGACCACTACGCCATATACAACATAGATGACATGATAAAATGGGCTGATGCCAATGAATCTGATTTTCTCATAATTGAAACCGCAGGGCTCTGTCACCGATGCGCACCCTACACAAAGAACTGTCTTGGAGTATGCGTAATCGATGCAACAAGCGGTCCCAACACACCCCTCAAGGTGGGGCCCTTCCTCTCAACAGCAGACATTGCAGTTGTAACAAAGGGGGATATGATATCCCAGGCCGAGAGGGAAATATTCAGGGAACGTATACTTGAAGTTAATCCATCAGCCAAGATAATCGAGGCCAACGGTCTGAGCGGACAGGGATGCGTTGAACTTGCAGATGAAATGATAGAAAGCCATGAGGTGTCTCTGGAGAATGAGGAACTGAGACACTCAGCACCCCTGGCTGTCTGCACCCTCTGTGTGGGTGAGACAAGGGTGAACAAAAGGCACCACCGGGGAATACTCCGGAGGATAGATGGTTTCCAGAGCTATGAAGGAGAATAA
- a CDS encoding ATP-binding cassette domain-containing protein yields the protein MIEKIMVIGGYDKYGEKEPVEKVEIKKGEIFGVVGPTGSGKSSLIGDIEQLAQEDTFSKRKILVNDEEPTYEDRTNPRKKMVAQLSQNMNFLADMTVGDFLSLHAKCRGASEKCVDRVIELANTLTGEPIKKENDLTILSGGQSRALMVADVAIISDSPIVLIDEIENAGIRKHDALNVLAGHGKIVLVVTHDPVLALMTDKRIVMKHGGMQKIVETTPAEKKISKELNKIDELMLSLREKVRRGELVESIDLTDIIKT from the coding sequence ATGATAGAGAAAATCATGGTAATTGGCGGCTACGACAAATACGGCGAAAAAGAGCCTGTGGAAAAGGTTGAAATAAAAAAAGGAGAAATATTTGGTGTTGTCGGTCCCACCGGCAGTGGTAAGAGTTCGCTCATAGGGGACATAGAGCAGCTGGCCCAGGAGGACACCTTCTCAAAGAGAAAGATCCTTGTGAATGATGAAGAACCGACCTACGAGGACCGTACAAATCCAAGGAAGAAGATGGTTGCCCAGCTATCCCAGAATATGAACTTTCTTGCGGATATGACCGTGGGCGACTTCCTAAGCCTCCACGCCAAGTGCCGGGGGGCCAGTGAAAAGTGTGTTGACAGGGTTATAGAACTTGCAAATACACTGACAGGCGAGCCGATAAAAAAGGAGAATGACCTCACCATCCTGAGCGGGGGGCAGTCAAGGGCCCTCATGGTTGCAGATGTGGCCATAATCAGCGACTCCCCAATCGTACTAATTGATGAAATCGAGAATGCCGGTATAAGAAAACATGACGCCCTCAATGTGCTTGCAGGTCACGGTAAAATAGTCCTAGTTGTAACCCACGACCCTGTCCTTGCCCTAATGACGGATAAGAGGATAGTCATGAAGCATGGGGGTATGCAGAAGATAGTTGAAACAACCCCCGCAGAGAAGAAGATATCCAAGGAACTCAACAAGATTGATGAGCTCATGCTGAGCCTCCGTGAAAAGGTGAGGAGAGGCGAACTCGTGGAGAGCATAGACCTCACGGACATAATAAAAACATAA